gccaggctacgtgctcggcaaagattttttttttgttttttgaacccagtttttttgtggtgctgtaATACATTATtgaaaactcaattttaaaatttgggctaattttgactttttttttatatatttccctaatttatttcttttcattaattttttttcgaatatttcaaatttgaactgcagttggatggaataatgcaatttagtgattcaaaaaatgttattcatggtatttggtgtatgttgagtccctatccacgaactcgcatcaaatttcggacatcttcttcacgtaacatgacgaagaACTTGTCgaaaaagtatttttaaattatataaaatccatacgaaatCTGAAAattacgaaacttgtcgaggtgtcatgttatcgcatgtgtaggctgtggtaaaaaattgagaaggttttgagctagttgtgacgtcggatgcataaaacccagacatctccatatgtgatcacatgtggagatgtctgggtttcaggcatccgacgttGCGActcgctcgaaaccttctcaattttttaccacaacctacacatgcgataacatgacatctcgccaagtttcgtgattttcggacttcgtatggattttatataattttaaaacactttttcggcaagtcggtcgtcatgttacgcgaaGAAGATGCgagaaatttgatgcgagttcgtggataaggactcaacatgcaccaattaacatgaataatatttttcaaaacactacattgcaatattccatgcacctgcagttcaaatttgacatattcgaaaaaatcaaagaatcgaaataaattaaggaaatatacaaaaaaaaaggtcaaaattggcccaaattttaaaattgagttcataatattgtattgtagcaccacaaaaaaactaggctaaaaaaacaaaaaaaaatctttgccgagggcctatcctgaccctcggcaaagggcttctttgccgaggggcaaagacgatttataaaaaaaaaatttggcagAAAAAATGGttccaaaaaaatctttgccgagggcctggtctagggccctcggcaaagactttttaaaaaaaaatttgtcgAAAAACTggtttcacagaaaaaaaaaacctttgccgagggcctaacgggtggccctcggcaaagcttgacgggaatggccgccgtgacccaacgggcctaatttgccgagagcatctttgccgagggccgcggccctcggcaaagatttgatttgccgtgggcctgtctttgccgagggccggaccctcggcaaaggcctctttgccgagggccgttctttgctgagggctcctgtggctggccctcggcaaaaagtgtctttgccgagtgcccgagatttggccctcggcaaagcctcaggccctcgacaaagcacgcgtttccagtagtgattcaatgatctatctactgctattaattttgtaccataaatattaatatttttatatatctagtcaaagttgtttctcgggaagtgAAAACGATAGTtattatttagggacggagtgAGTACGTAGCTAAGGAATGGTATACTAGATAGATCGAAACTGAAGTTGATGCATATTATATATGCATGCTCGTTCTCAAGTCGATATAGTGCACTACCTGAATCTGGAATTGCCTCGAGGGCCCGAATTTCCTTGGTGCCAAAATAAAGCTGCCAAAAAAATATAGTTTCCTTGGATGTGGATATTGACCTTCCAAGGAAATATGTATTTCTTGAGTTTTGAAGTAAACCATCAAGGgatattgatattttttttggTGGTTTCTAAGAACCTCCAAAGAAATTACACATTTCCTTGAGTGTACTGGTAAACAATCAagtggcctgttcgctggttcgtttctggactggtttgggctggctgatgctggtttattgtgagaggaaaaatactgttggctagctggtttgggctggctgaaaccaacaagcgaacaggccgaaggAAAATTCCATTCCATTTCCTTGAGTGTTATTTAACCGccaagaaaaaaaacctttattTTCTTGAGTGTTATTTTAATCCGCCAAGAAAAATTACTATTTCTTTGGGGGTTATGCAATTTTCTTGGTGGTAGTGAGTGATGCATATGCAGGGGAAGAGTAAACAAAGTTGATGATGGTGCACGCACGTACTACGGCACGGTTCACACACACACGTACTGCCTTCCCGGTGCACCGGCCGGTTTATTTTGTGGGCGcggctgcaagcctgcaacaacGAACAAACACACATGGCATGCGCATGCATCGCCTCTCGGCTCAGTTGGCAACAATGGCCGCCGCGACGGTGTATGGCACGCACGTATTGTACGGCGTGCTCATGTCAGTGCGCGCATTTTTCCCCGTACGTGCACCCCCGGGTGTAGGACCCTCCTGGCTTGGTGCACTGGCCGGACGGCAGGCAAACCTGCCCGTCCTTGTTCAAGGCACCGTCGGAGACGCTGCCTCCGTTTCCCGCCCCGAGCAGGCCGCCAAACTCGGGCGCCACCTCGACCTCCACCAGGCGCcgttgctgctgctgccacttGTTGAGCGCACCGCCAGCAGAGACGTCGAGGGCCCTTGCCCCGGGTGCGCGGATGATGACCATCCTGCCGCTGTACTtatcggcggcggaggcggcggcggccacagGAAAGGCGGATGTGGCCGCGAGAATGGCGACGATGGCGGTGGCGAGGAGGGCGGAGGCGAGGGGCAGGTAGCTGCCAGCCATTGTGCACTGGTTTGTTTTGCTTCTTCTTCGTTCCTATAAGCTAAGCTAGGCACACTTTGGGCTGGCCGGGTGCTGCTTCGCTGCTTCTTATGCACTGTATATATCGCATATGTATGATCATATGAGCACAATACACACATATATAGGTAGTATGATTTGCAATGAAGAACGGAGCGAATACACAACAGATAGAGAGGTCCACTCACAACaattggctgctgctgctgatagTTAGGTTCAGAGGAGCAGTGTAACATAAAGGAATAAAGGTGCCCCTAGGTCTAGGTGTTGGGTGTTCCATTTGAGCAGCATGCATTGGTTAGGCTTCGTGCATGCGCACTAACAAACAGAGGAAACGGTGGCGTCTGCACGCGGTCAACTAGGGCTAGCTAGCGCTTACTTCATGCGGCACGTCTATCTGACGACATGATGCGACTTGTGCAAAGGCTGCTGAAACATCTCACAGACTGACAACACATATAAACATCATATCCAGATGGAATTTGAGACCGTTAATTAATTACATATAGCCAAAGAACGATACACCAGGTCAGATCGACAAAGGGAGAAGCATGCAGCCTAGCTCTCGCGTGATGCAGGAGACTGAGACCAAACAGGCTGAAGCACGCACGTGGCAGGGTCGTTCACGCATCACGGTCGCAAACACGCACACACCGTACTGCCTTCCCAGCGCATGCACTGCTTTATTTGTGCTGCCATGCAACAACACGAACAAACACACATCCTCTCGGTTCAGTTGGCAACACAATGGCCGCCGCGGCGGTGTCATACACGGCACGTATCGTACGTGCTCAAGCATGGTGTCAGTGCGGGCATTGGTTTTTGTACGTGCACGGCCGGGTGTAGGACCCTCCTCCTCCCCTGGCAGCGCACTGGCTGCCGCTCGGGCAGAGCGGCCTGCCATTGTCGAGGGCGCCAGAGGAGATGCTGCCGCCTCTCGAATTCGTCGCTAGGATCCCACCGAACTCCGGCGCCATGCACCTCGTCCTCCACGCGCGCCAGGTAGTGCCGCCACTCGTTGCCACGAGCGCCGCCGACCTGCTTTGTCCTCCCGGGTCCGTGGACGAACACCATCCTGCCACCGCCATATCTGCCATTGctggcaacggcggcggcggcgtgcggctGGAATGACGGACGATGCGAGGAGAAGGGCCATGGCAGTGGCGAGAAGGAGGACGGCAAGGGGCGGGCTGGTCGACATTGAATTGTACACCGGACTGGTGGTCCGTCAATAATCGGCAAGGCTGGGCACTGTTAGcctacaggatcaccggctcaggtgagccTACCACTCATCAGTCTTGCTGACCATAGCCGAACACGATCGAGGCTGTCCGACCAcgcacactatggctagaggtagaagaagagggagaacagagtatACACACATAGTACAAGCACCAACGTTGGCCACAGCCTTGTGTagtagatggcaaaactgaactctctttgttgagttgcagtggcaaactatatatacaactctatccatctagtcctagtacagcgcgcATGCtacaacagtaactagataacacagcaggactgacttctgcgcctgtccctgcatgtggctacattGCGGCAGGTGAGCCATTCGGCGCCTGCCTCTGCAGCGGCTACAATACCACAGCAGGGGGCTTTTTCGACGTCGCCTTCCCTTgccgtgtgttcacacaaggaagcagtagattatctaacaatcttcccctaatcctgctgctatcccttgtaccccctccataccgatcatctccttcagctccgtgagtcaaagacgtccgagcggcttggtgaggacgtctgcgagttaccgaccagtttcgacaaactcgatgatgatctgtcctccatcaacacagtccctgaggaagtgaaacttcacatcgatgtgtttgctctggtggtgcagaaccggattcttcgtgagggtgatggcgggctggttgtccaccatcagtgctggtgggtgagcttccgcacAGGCCAGCTCgaccagcagccggcgtagccacataacttggcacgccgctgtggccatcgctacatactctgcctcgcacgtagatagcgccaccaccttttgtttcagcgacagccatgaaattaggGCCGACCTGAGGAAGACAAGCACGCCAGAGATGCTCTGTCGTTCGTCGATGtctcccgccatgtctgcatcactaaacacagtgagctgcagccttctcccgccggtcttgggaaagatgatcccttaatccaccatccccttgacgtagcatAGTAGCCGtttcaccgtagcccagtgacCCTCTCtgagatcctccatgaagcggctaacgtagcccacggcgaacgtaaTGTCTggtctcgtgtggactaggtagtgcAGACCACAGACGATGCTCcaatagagtgttg
This region of Miscanthus floridulus cultivar M001 unplaced genomic scaffold, ASM1932011v1 os_2615_1_2, whole genome shotgun sequence genomic DNA includes:
- the LOC136535176 gene encoding uncharacterized protein, translated to MAGSYLPLASALLATAIVAILAATSAFPVAAAASAADKYSGRMVIIRAPGARALDVSAGGALNKWQQQQRRLVEVEVAPEFGGLLGAGNGGSVSDGALNKDGQVCLPSGQCTKPGGSYTRGCTYGEKCAH